Part of the Lycium ferocissimum isolate CSIRO_LF1 chromosome 6, AGI_CSIRO_Lferr_CH_V1, whole genome shotgun sequence genome, TAAATTCATGCCCTTAAGACGTTGGTATTGAAACTGATGGTGGCCTCTCCTTGGTAAGTATTTTTTCCCTGTAATCTCTCTCTTCATATCAGtaatttaattactaatcattcaCAATCTTTATCCtaatattcttttgtttttctaattttccaGGCAAAGTAATGCGATAGAACATGTGAGTGGTGGCTGCATGCAGGTATGAACTTTCCATGTTTAAAACTCCTACTTTTGGCCATTAATATATTATACAAATTGTCTTCTCTAAGGGAAAatgaattttaatttctttgtattttcttaataaCATTGCAATTCCTCCGTGCCTAAGATATGAGAAGTTTTTGGAATTCTGTACGTGCAGTGAGTGTTCTGGGGAATGTGATGTTAGATATGAAGTTTAGACGAAAATTACATCTAGATctgttaagaaaagaaaaagttagaTTAACAAGCTTTATTTGGTGCGAAggataaggataaataatcCCGAGATTATATCTGAGATGAGTTTATCCCATATTTGGTTGGGACAAAATCGTGGTATAACTAATTCCCAGATTAGTTATTCCGAAATTATAGTCTTATTTTATCCCTTGGGATAATGAAATAATGATTatacaaatattatattttaagttatcaggaaacttgtttccaaccaaacgactCCTTAGTACAAACTTTATCCCCACATGGACTTAGAAACATTTGTTTAGTAGTGGCATAATGACTTAGTGTCTCATTTGTAGATCTCATTTGCGTTAGCGGATTAAAAGTTATTGATAAGTATTAAACCGATTAGTAAATTTAGGTGCTGCAATTGATTTTATAAAGAAGTAATTACACATTTAGATAAAAATGTTAGAAACTTATTAGAAGTGGTTGAtctatttggtaaaataatgtTGATATTTGTTAAAATGATTATCCTTAAAGTAATTTACACTAATAATGAGATGATTAATACAAGATTTTGAATTTCTAATTGGTTTAAATACAATATTAATTTATGTCTctgatttatttttaattgtaatctaaaaaataataagtaataaTTTGACTACAGTTTGTCACAAAAAGAAACTTCGTTTTTCTCCACATAATTCAATTTTCACGAATGTAAAATACAATATATTGTTTAACATTTTTAAAACCAATATCCTTTGAAAGTATCACACATACATTTTAATATCACTTGCACAATTTTAAAATGTTTATACTAATAACATGGGATCCAGTACTAGTTTACACATAAAGGATAGTTTTTGAtaacttttgaatcttatatTGCATTGTCGTTGATATTCTTCACATTCTCTATCaaagaattttttaaaaaaaattatgataaaagAACTTTCAAGATGTAAAGATTaaaagcatttcatgaaatgatAAACTGACTAGATTCTTAGTTGTATAAAGGATAATTTGGTGGATGCTATGTCTGAAATTACCTTGAAGAGGTAGGGTTCCATTGAGGTTGCATCCAGCGACTGATAATACTTTAAGGGATGACATTACACCACTGCTCCTGAGGAAGTTCTCATCCAATGTGTTTCCATCCAGTAGTAAGTACTCTATATTTCTTAAAGCTCCCAACTCTTACATGCAACAGACACATGGAAGAATCATCAACATGTAGTTATATGTAAAGTAAGCTTTAAAGTGTAAATGCGTGAACTAAAATGGTAATAGTAACTTGTAAATGACGCATAAACTGGTGGAATAACAAACGTTCAACTCATGTTAATTTATACATTTAAAATAACATCTTTGCGTGTAACTCCATGGATTTCTAACATTTCATTCGTCCAAATTTAGCCTTGCGGAgttgtaaaatatttttgacGTCTCAGTTCTTTTAAGCTTGTGATTTTGATGGAGTACCAATAAGATATATCTATACAGCAAGCGAGACTGGGGTACAGTAAAACAAACTGAGAGATGAAAATTCTAGAATTACATGTACCTTCGTTTGGTATAAAACTCCATCCGTTGTGCCTTATATCGAGCTTCTTCAATGCTGTTCTAGATGTATTTAGCTCTGTCCAGGAATGTATAATAATTATGTTAGGAAGCTACAGAGAAAAAAGAACGGCTTCTCAAGAGGGAACTATATAAGTTTAATTACCTAAAACAGAGGGAACATTTTCATCCCATTCGTTATAGCTCAAATCTAGGATTTCCAGTTTGTCTGACACTGACAATCTCCCAGAACCTAAAATGTTAACGAAATTGATTAGTTACTGTATTCTTATTCTTATAGGTAAGACTAATAGTACAAAGAGGCAAACATAGGGAACCATGTGTTGGAACCTAATTCAATTTTGTTGTCTGAGAGGTTCAATGACTTGAGAGATGAAAGTTGACTAATAGACTCAAAGATGCTGCGATTGAACTTGTTCCCTGATAAATCAAGTATTTGGATTTCTATACATTTAACTAAATCCAAATGGAGCCGTAATCACTTATGTGCATCGAAATTTTGACGTTTCAGTTCTTCTAATAATTGCAAACTGAATTGcgacaaatcaaacaaaaagaaaatatactaaaaaacaTAATACTTATATATGATATGGTCAATTGAAATACATGTGAGAAAccaatataaaagaaaatattatacTATAAAGAGAATAATATCCCCTAAGAAAAACTCTCTTaacgactacattgtggatgctcTTGAGATCTAGTTGTGAAAAGAggtcttcaatttatagatgtTCAAAGCTATTATTCCAAGACAAGGCATAACCAAATATGGaagaaatttatattttttacttaaaaaagaGAGAACAATTATGATAATACTTTGACTTTTATTCAAGATGTGATAAGCAAAAATCTAACAGACTAATAGTTCAAAGAGGCAGACGGAGGGAGCTATATGTTGGCACCTGATCCAATTGTGTTGTATGAGAGGTTCAATGACTTGAGAGATGAAAGTTGACTAATAGACTCAAAGATGCTGCGATTGAAGTTGTTCCCTGATAAATCAAGTGTTTCCAGTTTTCGCAGTCGTCTCAGTTTCTCAAAGCCTGTAACCAAATTAACAAGAAACTTAAAATGGATATGCTAAATTAAGACAGAGtcaaataattataattttaacttaacattCTTAAACCAGTAAATATTTACACTTGGAAGTTGTAATTCAAATTATTGTGATCATACTTCCTATATGGATTGGTAGAGCCATTTTGTAGATACGTTTTTgcctcttttttcattttgtaaGACATTATTGTTTTGATCCGTTTTAACATAATGACAccttttttatatttggaaaTCCTATAACGTCAAATTCCTCATTTTACTTTTAATGGCAGACCAGATTTTTGCGGGTTCGGAACTTTAAGACATGACAACGACCTCAAgctaatatattaaaaataaactttttttaaaaaaaaaaaaacatatgctTATATAGCAGAAAGGGCAAAATGTGTAGCAAAGGAAAAAGTGTATGTACATATTATGTGCTTAGCAAAAAAGGAAACAGGATGCTAGAAGCTGGGATTCAAACCCACAGCTTAGAGACGAAAggcttttcttcctttttccttgcCATTGGACCATCAGCTTAAGTTTGTAAGTTGGTTCTCacttaaataattatatatatttactacattttctaatacaaatacTTTAATGAGCTATCGCTTTTACGATCACCGCCCCCGATGGCATGTTCTTATAACCACATAATTGTCATAGCTTGTTTAAGACTACATGTTTTAAGGTACTTTTGGTCTACCAAAAgtctttcccttttttattttcctcTAAACAAAActtcgtgtctagtcaaacacCGCCATATAATACGCAAAAGAGGGAGCGGTatagtctttctttcattctATGTGAGAGGAGGGTATATAGAGAGAACAAACCTTCATTCTTCACCCAACCGGCCAATGAAAGTTCAGGGAGGAGCAGAGCTTTGAGATTTTTGAAGGGAATAAATAAAGATGCGTTGAAAAGCCAGTTCTCCAAAATACTATCATCAGTATATCTACCAGTACGAGTACTAAattgttcttcttgattttttttctcgaCAATAATGGACAACTCAGTGACTCTTCTGGTCTTATTGCTGCAAACAATTCCGTCCCATCGACAACAATCTGAGGTTTCATTAGCCACCCATGATGGCAAATAATCGCGGGCTATCTTGTAGTTTATGTTTGCCTTGAGTTGCAAGAGAGCAGTCCTTTCTTCTTTCCAACAAGAATTACAACACCACCATCCATTTGCtatgaataaaatcaacaaccaccGAGATACTATCTTGGTTGTCATATTTTGCTTCTTTACCTACTTGTTCTCACTCAAAAGGTTCAAACAATCTTCTAATTTTATAGCCCACTGAATATTGACAGGTCTATAAGATGAGAGAAGGAAGTTGATGATTCAAGAATCTATATATCCTTATATACccaaaaaaacagaaaaaagaaagggtTAATAGCACTTTTGATCCCTTAGGTattgataaattttaattttaatcctTATGATATCTGATTAAGCACATTTAACCTTTATGAAATGTGCACTTTTGATCCCTTTGCCTATGCATAttcacaaattttcaaaattattgaTTGTCCTATCGTTTAGTTATCAACGTGTTATGTTAAATCTGCATTGTTACTCCGTTTTGAAGGGTGATATACTTTTAAAATAGtccaaatataacatatttctgCGTCAAGGGAAAAAACAcgttttaattaattgaaggtcAAACGTGTTAGAGTCAACATATAACACAAGAACCAAAATCGAATTTATAAATACTCGAGGGATCAAAAATACTATTCTCCCAAAGAGAAGACAATTTTCTTTGCAGAAACACTATCCTCTTAGGTCCACTATAGATTGCTAGTGAAAATAGAAAAGATCATACCCATGATTAGATGCTTGttgaaaaaaagttattttagaaaataCGTGACAGTTAATGCAGAGACCAGAGTGGAATTTTCTGCAACTAATTTTCTTGTTATGTCCCTTTcagtttccttatttttttcttttaatatgtcttcttgttcttctgttTCTATGTTTTGctataatttaatatcattcatTCATTTGTTTTTCTCTAGTTTTCATCCAAACATTACTTGCAATTTgattggtttttctttttaagaagACGACGTTGACTATCACCATCACTGACTTGAGACCAAAAACTTCCTCTGgtgtcacattttttttttttttttttttttttttggggtaataTTTCCTATGGTGTCACTTGTATGGAAGTTTCATGCAATCACTTTTCTTGCTATTTAAATTTTGATAATTATTGTGCTTAACTAGTCAACAAAATTTGATTCCTTAGCCACATTCTTTCAGTGGACCATATATAGTAAATGGGTCATTGAGCAGTATACATTTCTTTCAAACCATTAATTGCACTGAAGAATTCTTGCAATTTGACAATGTCAACTTTTCGATTTTTTCTTCCATCCAAATATTTTAAGTTTCTTCAGCTTTTCAAGTTtttattgtactttatttttcatTAGAAAGTTTGGATTCAAATTTTTGAGTTAGATaaaatcatacatcatcatcatatcatcatagtATATTAAAAGTGGAAACACCCCCaagttaaaagttaaaatatcaaaatgtccTTACAAAGTTGAATGACATTATTCCCTCTATTATACACTAATATAATAGAGGGAATAATGTCAAAAACGTAATATGCTTAATTAATTCATTTGTTAAACTTTTCGTATCTTTTTCAGATGCTATAAAGTGCGCAGTTTAGCAGCTACACCTCAAGTAGTCCAGCCTTCATCTTTTAGTTTTTATGTCAAATTATTACtctgtttttattattttcttaataaaataataaaaattcttagttcaatttttttttatttccattttgcactttttaaaagctccATTATTGGTCAATCTATTTAACAAAATTTTAGTTTTCCAGGTTTAGACAATTTCTAAGCATTTGTCATTAATCAAGTCAATAGAATAGATTTATTGTTCATCAATTTCGGTTGTACTTTTCTTTTCATACCGTTTGTTATCATTAAACTCCAACTTAATTATGATACTAAAAATGGGAAGGTTCTAAGGGCAAAGTTGAATCACCAAATTGTCCAACAAAAGCTGAAGGACCATTTTATCCTTTACTTGAAaattattcatataatatttttgtatTAAAATGTAAATGCACCTTTCAATaaataataaagtaaatagcaaaatttaaaagatggATTACTTCATTCATTACTAGTAAAATATGAAGAATGTGAGTCAACTTTGCATTAAAAACCAATAAAAGACCATATTCATCTATTAAAACCAaacttattatacataaataaatataatggGAATGAAGGGATAGGGAAGTACAGAAGAGAAAAAGTCAGGAATTTTGTGGATTAGCTACATGGAGCAGTAGGTGGATGCTGGAGGATTGATTCTGGTCATCTTCAATGATATATTAACTACTTATTCATTTAGTTAATTAATCTACATCATTGCGTATATATAATGTACATgaatatgaaaattccaaataaatagATAATTATGGGAACGTTGCTTCTTGTCATCTTGAAGGAtatatcatttatttatttatttatttattgttattaCCAACAAAGAACTCCAAGTCCGGAATTGTCACCTGCTGCCCAGACTTTTCCTTACTTCTTACTTTGTTTTCGCGTACTTACGTCATTTCAGTACGAATATCTTAGTCTTATTGGTAACTCTGATCCACGTGTCCCTGACCATGTCTATAAATTAACTGAACCATTTTACGGTTAAACAACAATCACCATCACAGACATGATAACCTTTCTCATGAACATAAATTCAGTCCACTAACTAATGCATTCACTCTACTGGAATTTTCTGCAAATACTTTTCTTGTTATTTCCCTTTCagctttttattatttttgtaagcATCTTGCTTTCGAACTTCTGTGCCCATATTTTGCTCTAAATTAACAGTCTTCAGCCATTCTTTTTCTCTACTTTACATCAAATTGTTGCTAGCAATTTGAATGATTCAAAGTGAGCTGGAAAAGAAGACCTTGACTATCACTATCAGTGACTCAAGACCCTTTCTCATGAGGAAAATTTCCCACTAGTGACACTTCTGTGGAAGTTTTCTACAAACATTTTTCTCGTTATATAAAATAACTCTATATTATTGtcaagaatgagtcattaacaaacttgacatataatgagtgacgttaattattaaagtaaaatttcattatgaatgaggttacaaactttatttttcctttcttttgaattatatttacttaagttacgtaataacttacttatgtaatgttgaaATTTGACATAGGAGTATTATGTcaaaccttttcttttggattttgaattttaggttatattttcgattttaatttattttagtactattgacttgttatttcaagtttatttttcacttacagttgatagatttttttttattttttatttttgtcaaacatttgaacaatgttatgacattatatttatCAATGTTTTAAAAGGAGAGTTTTTGGGGCGTGCCTCGGGGCTAGCCCTGGGGCGAGGCGTACCAAAAATACACCAACGCATACAGGCGGGGCGTAAGCCCCAATCTTCGGGGCGTTCGCCTAGGCGTAAGCCCCAACATTTGGGGCGCAAGCCCCGGGAACTTTTACAAATATGAGCCAAAAttgcttaatattttttttttttaaagctaaatatCCCGTAATTAACTCATAGTAAATTCTCAAactaaatatctcaaaaagtcaaaagtttTTTCTAATCATTTATCCTAATTTCATAAGCTTTTCTCCTTGTTGTTTACGGAGTAATATATACACTTTACACGTTTGTATGCAAAGTAAACTATAAAGCTAAGAGTTTTGTCCTCCAATTCCTACTATCTTCCATGTTTGCAGTTTCCttctttatgctttattttcttcaagattagcattcttcaatttatctttCTCAAGATAGTTTTTAGTTTTAGAATTTCTTTTAATATCACTCTAATTTAGATAATATTTAGAAGGCTCAACTCTGGCTATTTTTATTATAATGCATAGTAATTTGTATCTAGTTTCaggttttaaaataataactCTTTATTATTGTTAATTTTATCTTTGAATTCTTAGGACAGAGTATCGTTTTGTCAACTCTAATTATATTTCATTATAGTCATGTTATTGTGTAATGCATCTTTACATTcactttttcaagattttttaaatAGTTCATGCATATGTTGGCATGTTAATAATAAagatatacatttttatactaattcttttttatttatatagttttaatatatttttttacttatatttttattttattaatttagaatattaaaaattagatacccatggggcttacgccctatgcctcggggcttacgcctAGGCGAGGCATATGTAAACGCCTCGCTTTACGCCcgcgccttttaaaacactgatatttataattattttatttgtcaaATATCCcatccatgatgttctcacaaaaaagtctgcttttaaattttacaattaattaaaataaaaatatatatcaattattttttacaatattagttacaaatatatgattattaattaatatattttcaagaaacaatgtgttatgaaataactaatttaatatcatttataaaggcacatattttttaatattaattttaaatttttgataattaaatttatttttaaattaatcaaactgtgtaattacacttgtgcaaccaaacaacacgcttgtaattacactttAATTACATTATGATAGACAAAtaggtcgttgtaattacaaatactgtgtaattactaggttgTGTAATTattaccctagtaattacaccaattccaattaccaggtggctttccaaacagaccctaggcaaagttgattgattttttttttttaatcatgaaTAATAGCTTTGTCGTTTTTGTTGATACCTGAGCAAAGTCGCGTGACTGTTACGTTACAAGAAAAAGTTTAGTAACTTTAGTGTTATAAGATAAAAGTTGAGTgaccatatatataaaattaacatATCTAGAAAGATATGATGGTGTTGATCATTGATATTATGTATTTTGACAGAATTTTTCCTTAATCTTGTGTGTTTAATGTTGTCTATTTCATTTTCACCAGCTTATACTGAGGTCTTTTATAAATACGGGCAATTCCTTTGATTTCATAATCCTTTCTAAATTTAGCAGTGTAAGTTACACAGGGTCATTAAGTGAGACTTTTTAATGTATCATCTAGAAAGTTCCAACTCAAGGATGGCCGGTTTGTTCCAACTTTTATTTATGGttgtttacaacattattgcATCTGTCACACATTATATTGTAAATCCTTGTGTTAGATAATGTAAGAAGGAATTCATATGGTAATATGAACAGTGAGCAAGGGCGTacgctttttatttttttttgcagttATATCAAAATTATTCTAGATAAAATTGATGAAACGTTAGAATATTTTTAGAAGTAAAATGTCTGCCCACTATAATTGTTTAAACTCAATAGTTTGATTTCAGAATAAATTTCTTTTAGATCTTCATATGGGTTCACAAGAGATCAAGTACAAAAGTAAACTATACAAAGAATCACTTAGATGGATCAAAGTCCttaataatttcaaaaatcttgaaatttttcatcttttattgTACAATTCATatcacattttttaaaatatttttatgttatttttaaacATGGTTGTTTTCATTGAAATGGGTAACACGCGTACCCAGAGACTAGTAAATGTAAAGAATTTAAAGCTTCCTCAAATATAATGGGATCATTTTGATCAATTTCTTAAAGCAATTAAGTGaaacaataaaatataaatgtgtaagtgttttgaagtaactcaaaaaaaaaaaaaaaaaaaaaaggcatttgCTGTGTATTCGAATTGGAGAGAACTCaaacaataaaatataaacGCGGTTGTGAACCAAGCTCTACATAAGGGCCAATGGGCTAGAAATGATAAATAAGACTGATCCAGTTGAAGATATTGGGTCGAGTAAAATGTTAGAGAGTTTTGTTTGGGATCCAACCCAATTAGTAATTGGTTAAAAGGGACTAGTGGTAAGATACTAAGGCtgcatttgttttcatttaGATTAAGACGtttgaatctgaatgcacatctgaatgattaagatgttatcACTACATCTGACTATTACATAATTAAGATCGTTTGTTTTTAACATCTGAATGAACttaatgtttttttattttcaaattattacTCCCTTTGCCCCAATTATGTGGTACAGTTTAAATTTTGAGAGCccgatttttgaattttgatcaTAAATTCGAACACATAatctctttcttttaaaaaaaattatatactatttagaaactacgtaaaaagtattATACATCACAATAATTACCAATTCAAAAGATTTAATAGGCATATTGAAAAAATTGcaataaaaaaaacttgtttAACTCTCGAAATTGgaaatcttatatatatatatatatatatataaaagcaggcAATAGGCTCGCCTGCGTAGCGCTCTAAAAAATCAGAAATCATGTTTatcttttttcctatttttttgccTCTTTACTCCTTTTTTGCCATTTAATTtgctaaagaaaattaaaaggaCACGCCTTTTAAATTGGCAGTTTTAAAACCTCCCTCTGTTAATTACTATTCCTCTTTCCCTTTTCCAACTAAAACTATTTTTCTTCACTTTCCGTCCTTCTCCTTTACCTCTCCCTCCCACTGGCCAGCAAATTCTCTTTTCCTCTTCAACATATATTTTTTCCACCTCATTTTATGTTAATTGTACTACTCAGTATTTTGTCTATTAGTTGTTTCGTTGCTCACGTATTGAATTAAACAAGTTTCATTTGATATGGTATGTGCTCTTTAATTTCGGAGAAGCCATCAAATTAAACACGGATACACCGACGACACTGGAGACGGTAACAAGTTTTGTGAAGAGAACGAGGCGGGCAACGGAAGTGATAGCACCAATCATGGCAGAAACAGAGTGTCCAACTTAAATGCAAGGACAAATTTGAAGTTCTTCCAAAAGAACGATCACCTCACATATGTACGTATCCTTCTAAGATTGACTACCTATAGAAGTTAAAGTAGTCGAGATTGATAGTTCCAGCACCCATATTGTCAAACAAgacaaccttataatatatttgTTATTTAGAGCCACTCGAAGTTGGTTTCCAGAACCAATTTATTTGGTTTTAAAACTATACATGCACAAGCattgatttttattgttttaggtAAGCCATTTTGCACTTCCTTTGATAATCCAACCTACACAAACCCGCGTTTTACAGACTTCTTTCACTATTTGCAGTAATACAACATTATTGTTTTTCTGGCTTCTCGCGCGGTGTCCGATACTTGCATTGACGCTCCGATTAATCAAGGTCCAACTCAACACGGTAACACAGTATTAATCATGCATTTAAAATGTTGAATTACCAACAATTTGATTTCTTTTACTCAAAGATATggttttttttctaaatagaaTTTGCTTatgaaatttataatcatacgtTTTTAAGCATATGTTTGTTTTCGTTCCACTCTtataagtgcaaacaaatgaggcctaaggaTAAGATAGAACGGTCTATGTGTATATTGTAGTAGAAACTGTCTGTTTCTCTCATCTCCTTTCATAGTCTAACTTCTCATCTCCATTCTTACctctattgttaattagttgcTATTTGAGTGTTGTACTTGTTATTTGGTTATTAGTGAATATATATCTTTGTATTGAGAATCTGATTTGTTTCATTGCTACTTTTATCCAAATGTCTTCAATGGAGGACCAAAAGTTTCGAACTCCTTATGATTCAATTAACGTCAAGAAGGATTCATGGTCGACGGAGTTGTTTGAAATTCATTCAATGTTACAGGAGTTGGTTGAAAACCTTGCAACAAGTGAACCTACCCAGGTGAAATTCCAACGATTCTGTGGCTAGAATTCAGAGTTATGGATTTCTCAGGCTGAAAGGTAATTTGACTTCTACAGAATTGCTGAAAACAACTAGTTATGTCTCGCCTCATCCTATCTCGACGGGGAAGCTTTGACGTGGTATTGATGGCTTTTACAGAACAAACAATTGGCACATTGGAAACAG contains:
- the LOC132060549 gene encoding cuscuta receptor 1-like, with protein sequence MTTKIVSRWLLILFIANGWWCCNSCWKEERTALLQLKANINYKIARDYLPSWVANETSDCCRWDGIVCSNKTRRVTELSIIVEKKNQEEQFSTRTGRYTDDSILENWLFNASLFIPFKNLKALLLPELSLAGWVKNEGFEKLRRLRKLETLDLSGNNFNRSIFESISQLSSLKSLNLSYNTIGSGANI